Within Vicia villosa cultivar HV-30 ecotype Madison, WI linkage group LG1, Vvil1.0, whole genome shotgun sequence, the genomic segment AAAACGAATATTGTACCCTCAGTGCAGGCCGCATAATGATATAAAGATTCTCtttcaattataaaaaatttaaccaCACACAGTCAATAAACGGTGGAGTTTATCATACTATTCCTGTGTGTCCTAATCTCAAAAAATAATTTgtcaatattaattaatttcttattttctttgTGGAAAGTATTTTGACTAGTGCTTCCAATTTGTCTATTTACTTAACGCTGATTTGGTGCATTTTGTAGTCCGTCAAAAGAGGCCATTCATGCACCAATCACAACGTCAAAATTAAAGAGGTAAAGAggttaaagatagtgcactgttGACCGGTCAATGTATCACAGccctttaaaataaatattttatatgtaatttaaagaaaaaaatcaaatttctatAAAAATTAACAGTTATGATTTTACCGTCACTGAGTTCAAATCCAGGACGACcatatttaaatttgatttattttttaattaattaattgaataaaataataatgaatgGCCATATGGTTTAGAAATGTTAGGAATTTTTGGGTTAAAGAAATTTCAATAGAAAAATGCCGCCCAATAGCTCATAACAAGAAAATGACCTTTAACGCCGTCGCGAACTGTATATATAAACGCGTCAAAGTGCGTTTTCTTTTCCCACTTTCATACCACAAATTTTCAATACTTCATTCTTATCTATCGCATTTTGGTACTTCCCATGTTTGAACTGTGACGAACATAAGAGGCTTTGAGGATCGTGTAATTGCGTTGGTGCTGAATCAGGTAGAAGAGTTTTCTTCTTtgatgtgttgatttgttgaattttttttttttggttctaATTCAATTTCTGATTCTTTTTTAATGCTATTGTGTTGATTGGATCATTTGGTTTTGGTGGTTATTTCTATTTTTGTTGGattgatatgaatttgttttgaaaattggGTTGTTTTGGATTTCAATTATTGTTCATCTTGTTGTTTTGGATACAGTTGAACTGGAAGATGCAACAAGACTTACTGTGTCTTATGGAAATAATTTATGGGGATAGAATCATAGATATGGATTAGTTTATGCATGTTGTCCTTTTATAACATAGAGATTGTGGCTAGAGTTAGTTGATAACCAAGGATCTGGTGTTGTCAATCGTATATATCAGAAGATATTGGTCTGTTCAAATAGCTCTGCTATAGTTGCTATTTGACAATATTTTGTACTAGATATCGGGTTTTAATTAACGGTTGCCGGTCACATAAAGGTAGGTGTTGCGATGCTGATTGCGATTGTCACGGTATGAATTAACCACAATTTGTTCTTTATCACAAACGGTATAGGTTTCGTCACCTTCCGGTACCGTTTTATTGCGGCTGTTTTTGCGGCAACAGATCGTTTTCTAAAAGATAGTGTATTGCTGAACAATAGTGATTAGGTCAAATTCCCCTATGCTATGGTGCTATAGGGCTGCTATGGAACAGGGCTAGAAGGATCTAGGTAATAACTAGCATGGAGCAGTTGTTTGTGACTATCATTTGTTATTGATGCAAGTCTAGCTAAGAAGATTATGGAAGGATGCAGTTGTTTGATCTTAAAAGTTATGGTTTCTGCTTTTGTTTATTTTACCCTGGAATCATCCTCTACACATGAACTTCTTATGTGcaaattttgtttatgtttttctcTTTATAGTCATTGGATAATTGAGATCCTATTAAATTTTATGAACATTTGCCTAGACAATTTTAATTTCTGTCCCTGCCGGTGCAGTTTAATTTTACACAATGCCTATAGTGATGAATTTAATGTTATCTGTTCATGATTTAGTATATCATTGTCTGAGCTCCAGGTTCTAAATGCACAACTTATTTTGACAGGAGTACAGTTGCTGTTGCGGAATCATTCAATAGAAGACTTTCAAATTCATTGTCATTTTTAATACTCAAAAGATGGCTTTACATGAGCATTCAGATGTTGTTCAGTGGGGTATGAATCTTTTTGATGTCGATCCTCGTTATAGTCCTGGATACTATGGCGACATGATTCAACATGATACTGGTGATGTCTATGATGAAAACTACTTTCACAGCCACTATGATTCTGAAAGTAACCAAGTAGAGAACGATGAGATCATTGCACGGACTCTTCAAGAAGAGTTTTCACAGCTAGAGATTGCCGAGCGTTCGGGTTATTCGCAGGCAGATGAAGAACACTTTCATGCTTCTGAGCCTTCATATGATTGGCATAACACACCGATGATGAACTATTGTTCAGGAGGTATAAGTAAATACATGCATTAAGATGTTCAGTGCTTGTGTATGGTTGAAATTTATCTTTTTGGATAATTTGGTTAACTCAATCAAAATTCTATGTGCAGGTCATAATTATGTCAATGAAGGAGTTGGTGACATAGAAACTTCTAGCTCATGCTGTAGTCCTGGTGAAGTGGCCGGATGCTCAATGGAGCTTGTTGACAACTATCCATTTGATGATGAAATAGAGAGGCGATTGAGTGAGATAACTCCCATTCCTGTATGTTTAGCTTCTTGATTTATGTTTTGAATAGATAATTATATACTCTGCACTTTTTAATGGTTATTTTGTACCAAAGAACTTGTTTACTATGCTCTTTTTTGTTAAGATATTGTTAGGATATAGAATATAGGATAATTAGAGTGGTTAAAAGTAACCAAGTAGAGAACGATGAGATCATTGCACAATTAGTAGTTCTTTATGTTATTTTTTGTTATGGTGGTTTGTCTCTTCATTTTCACCCTACACTGAGGGATATGTGTTAGGATTATCTTTGggatagaataaaaataattgttgtgTTAGTCACTTAGTGCATTAGTTAGCTTCTTAGAAGAATTAGAAGGGGATATAAATAAGAGGAAATCAGATTAGGGGGATTTGTTGTACATTTTAAAGTTTGTAAGAGAAAAGAGAGCTCCTTCTTGAAGGGGAAACCCTTGGAAGAGAGACATCTTCCCTCTCAATCAATTCTTCAACAAATTAATTGTTCTTTTTATTCCTCCTATTAAATTGTCTGTGTTCCTAACCTCATGTCTTATTATATTAGCAAGTTTATTTCTTTTGATCAGTTGTATGGCCTGCTTACGAATTTCGTTTTTACCCTCTTGTGTAGCACATTCCAAAAATTAATGGAGAAATTCCTTCTATTGATGAAGCAACATCAGATCATGAAAGGCTTCTAGAGAGGTATTAGTCATAGGCATATTGCTCCTTTGTTAAAAGCTAATAAAAATGCTTCCATTATATGTATCATTGTCTAGAAGTTTATTAATTGCCTAGAAGTTTATTAATTGTCATTAGAGAGAATCCATTGCCATAGATGTCTAGCTTCATTTTGTGTCTGCACGCAACGCCCCTATATTATTTTTGTTCATTCATAGTCTTTACTCTATAAAGCTTAGGTTGATTTAAAGGATTATTTATTTGTCTATATTTTCTTCTAAAAACTTATACTCAACATGCCAAATTAACCCACCTATATTTTTAAACAGATTGCAATTATATGACTTTGTGGAGAATAAGGTACAAGGTGACGGTAATTGTCAGGTTTGTTACTTAACATTCACTTTTATGTACTAAATCTATGTACTCAACATTCACTTTTCCAATTTTTTGTTCCCCCCGTGTGCAGAGTGACTTTAATCATTTTCATTTCAGATCATAAGTTTCTACATTCATcaacttataattattttatctttattcTGAAACCAGTTTCGTGCATTATCTGATCAACTGTATAACACACCTGATCACCACAAGTTTGTGAGACGAAAAGTTGTAAACCAGGTTAGTGGTCTAGCCACTAGAGAGCTATGTTTCATCATGCTTACCGGAATTTTGATAGTTCCACTGTTTCTTTTTTATGAACTATTCTAAGGTTCTGATTAGTGAATGATCTCTTAAACAGCTGAAGTCTCATCCAGAGATTTACGAAGCATACGTTCCCATGGAGTTTAGTGAATATTTGGAAAAGATGTCTAAGTAATAACTTTCACTTTTTTCTCTATCTATCtttctatttaaaaattatttcataTAAGCTAACCAATAGCAACTTCCATTTTCATTTTCAATGAAATTAGGAGTGGTGAATGGGGTGATCATGTCACTCTTCAAGCTGCTGCAGATTCGGTATGAGTTTTGCAACTTACTACATCTATAAAACTGTTTGAATATATTACATTACCATTCCATGCACCTTAAAGATTCTATAAACTTTACTGTTTCTCTTCAACAAAACATTTGTTTGAGTATCTTATATTGCATGGTTTAAGCGTGTTCAATATCTTTCTCCTCTCAACCGGGGCTGAATTTAATTTTCATTCCCCATTTCCTGCACGTTTCTTCAATTGATGCTATTGACAaacttataataatatttgaaatttgagaAATTGGCAATGTAATATGATGTGCCTTTTAATTTGTTACTAATACCATTTTTTTCTCTTCAGTATGGTGTGAGAATATTTGTGATGACTTCTTTCAAAGACACCTGTTGCATTGAGATTCTTCCTAGTTTTGAGAAGCCAAAAGGAGGTAAGATTTTCCTAGATTCGACGATGCTAAATCTTCACATTAACACAATGCAACTATAAGATGTTAGTGAATGAAACTACGGGTTCAATATCTGCTTCTTTTTCAGGATTTTCATAAGTAGATATGGATACCTATGTGGAAATGGGTTTTCAATTTGTGGCGTGTGATTAATTTTTTGTACTATAGATTTGTTCGACTTTTTTGGAATATTGGCGCATTTTCCGTATTTTGGCTCATACTATCTACTTTAGATCCTTTTCTTTATTGTTCATCATATAATTATCGGtaatttgtgtttttttgcagtgATTTTCATAAGTTTTTGGGCAGAGGTGCATTACAACTCCATCTATCCTCAAGGAGGTATATTTTTACAATTCTTTTTACTTATATAATCAGTTTGAAACTATCTCACCAAACCAAAGGTTCTTTTTACTATTTGGTTTGTTTGAATTAACATGATTGACCGAGAAAGACAtcaaactttcatgttgggagtttcTTTTCCCCCTCCAAATATAGTGTATGATTTGGTTGGTATGTGATATGTTTCTATTGATACAGATATAACTTCAAATGAGTCAAGAAAGAAGAAAAGGTGGTGGAG encodes:
- the LOC131644615 gene encoding OVARIAN TUMOR DOMAIN-containing deubiquitinating enzyme 12-like, with the protein product MALHEHSDVVQWGMNLFDVDPRYSPGYYGDMIQHDTGDVYDENYFHSHYDSESNQVENDEIIARTLQEEFSQLEIAERSGYSQADEEHFHASEPSYDWHNTPMMNYCSGGHNYVNEGVGDIETSSSCCSPGEVAGCSMELVDNYPFDDEIERRLSEITPIPHIPKINGEIPSIDEATSDHERLLERLQLYDFVENKVQGDGNCQFRALSDQLYNTPDHHKFVRRKVVNQLKSHPEIYEAYVPMEFSEYLEKMSKSGEWGDHVTLQAAADSYGVRIFVMTSFKDTCCIEILPSFEKPKGVIFISFWAEVHYNSIYPQGDITSNESRKKKRWWSFESSH